From a region of the Wolbachia endosymbiont (group B) of Gerris lacustris genome:
- a CDS encoding IS630 family transposase (programmed frameshift), with product MALRSKLLDEKVVESAKEMLKKVRNNAYVAKKLNAVIAAKKHSITAVAKICCISRKAITTWIKHIKFGREEKLFSPPQRRRKTILNQSQLEQIEVWIEENPNITIREMRIRIQERFGLNISKSTIHRNMQRMKFSYITPRPVHSGQDKNKQEEFKKNLNETIVMHSEKELFFFDESRFGTHSKVGHGWFKKGSRTQVKVKLGRENFYLYSAVNPRNGENFSLFAPNVNTACINIFLEQMSQYLGIRKAFLVMDCASWHKSKSLKIPKNIEIIYLPPYSPDLNPVERFWLYIKQNILRNKIYDTIVLLESALCKFITSLSPSTAKQLCNASYLVH from the exons ATGGCATTAAGATCAAAATTATTGGATGAAAAAGTGGTGGAATCAGCAAAAGAGATGCTGAAGAAAGTAAGAAATAATGCGTATGTTGCAAAAAAACTAAATGCTGTAATTGCAGCAAAAAAGCACAGTATAACAGCTGTAGCAAAAATATGTTGCATTTCGAGAAAGGCAATTACTACATGGATAAAGCACATAAAATTTGGAAGAGAAGAAAAATTATTTTCTCCACCTCAACGCCGTAGAAAAACTATATTGAACCAAAGTCAACTTGAACAAATTGAGGTGTGGATAGAGGAAAACCCCAATATTACTATTAGAGAAATGAGAATAAGAATCCAAGAAAGATTTGGTTTGAATATCAGCAAATCCACAATACATCGTAATATGCAAAGAATGAAATTCTCATATATCACACCAAGACCAGTTCATAGTGGACAGGATAAAAATAAGCAAGAGGAGTTT AAAAAAAACCTCAATGAAACTATTGTCATGCATTCTGAAAAAGAGCTATTTTTCTTCGATGAATCACGGTTTGGTACACATTCAAAAGTTGGACATGGGTGGTTTAAAAAAGGCAGTAGGACACAGGTTAAGGTAAAATTAGGTAGGGAAAATTTTTATCTCTATAGTGCAGTTAATCCCAGAAATGGAGAGAATTTTAGCTTATTTGCACCAAACGTCAACACTGCTTGTATAAATATATTCCTTGAACAGATGTCGCAATATTTAGGAATACGAAAGGCTTTTCTCGTGATGGATTGCGCTAGTTGGCATAAGTCAAAAAGTTTAAAGATACCTAAAAATATCGAAATTATATACCTACCACCATACTCACCTGACCTCAATCCTGTTGAGAGGTTTTGGTTATATATAAAACAGAACATTTTGCGCAATAAAATCTACGATACAATTGTTCTGCTTGAGAGCGCTTTGTGTAAATTTATTACCTCTCTTTCCCCTTCCACGGCTAAACAACTCTGCAATGCTTCTTATTTGGTTCATTAA
- a CDS encoding acyl-CoA carboxylase subunit beta, which translates to MQDFKILETKTLEAEKGGGPDRVNKQHEKGKLTARERLSILLDENSFEEYDKFVKHQATDFGMQNANFLGDGVVIGHGTIYGRKVFVYSQDFTVFGGSLGAAHAKKICKIMDMAINARVPIIGLNDSGGARIQEGVNSLAGYGEIFQRNVNASGVIPQISLIMGPCAGGAVYSPALTDFTFMVKNSSYMFITGPDVVKKVTYENVSQEDLGGAKVHTGKTGVADLAFNTEVGILLEMRKFFTFLPANNQEVSKPVTTCDLIDDADESLNTLVPNNPNAPYDMYELIEKVCDERKFFELKPDFARNIIIGFGRIGGNTIGVVANQPMHLAGCLDIDSSRKAARFVRFCDAFNIPIITLIDVPGFLPGTNQEYNNIIQHGAKLLYAYAEATVPKISLITRKAYGGAYIVMNSKHLKGDINYAWPTAEIAVMGPESAVEIIFRHEKDQQTLIKEYKEKFANPFFAASYGYIDDIIVPSKTRYHLHKALELLKNKKVERIWKKHDNLPL; encoded by the coding sequence ATGCAGGACTTTAAAATACTAGAAACTAAAACATTAGAAGCTGAAAAAGGAGGAGGTCCTGATAGGGTTAACAAGCAACATGAAAAAGGAAAGCTAACCGCTAGAGAAAGGCTGAGTATATTGCTCGATGAAAATTCATTTGAGGAATATGATAAGTTTGTGAAACATCAAGCAACTGATTTTGGTATGCAAAATGCTAATTTTTTAGGTGATGGAGTTGTAATTGGCCATGGTACTATTTATGGCAGAAAAGTTTTTGTTTATTCTCAAGATTTCACTGTCTTTGGCGGATCGCTTGGCGCAGCACATGCGAAGAAAATATGCAAAATTATGGATATGGCAATTAATGCCAGGGTTCCAATTATCGGACTAAACGACTCTGGTGGAGCAAGGATTCAAGAAGGAGTAAACTCCCTTGCTGGTTATGGAGAAATTTTTCAAAGAAATGTAAATGCATCCGGAGTTATACCACAAATCTCTCTAATCATGGGCCCATGTGCTGGCGGTGCAGTTTACTCTCCAGCGCTAACTGATTTTACTTTCATGGTAAAAAACAGCTCATACATGTTTATAACCGGACCAGATGTAGTAAAAAAAGTTACATATGAGAACGTAAGCCAAGAAGATCTCGGTGGAGCAAAAGTCCATACAGGTAAAACAGGAGTAGCAGATCTCGCATTCAATACCGAAGTTGGAATATTGCTAGAAATGCGTAAATTCTTTACCTTTTTGCCAGCAAATAATCAAGAGGTGTCAAAACCTGTAACAACCTGTGACTTAATTGATGATGCTGATGAGTCTTTGAACACTCTAGTTCCTAATAATCCTAATGCTCCTTACGATATGTATGAACTTATTGAAAAAGTTTGTGATGAAAGGAAATTTTTTGAACTAAAACCCGATTTTGCTCGTAACATCATAATTGGCTTTGGCAGAATTGGAGGAAATACTATTGGTGTTGTTGCAAATCAACCTATGCACCTTGCAGGATGCTTGGATATTGACTCTTCAAGAAAAGCTGCGAGGTTTGTAAGGTTTTGTGACGCATTTAACATTCCCATCATCACACTTATTGATGTTCCAGGGTTTCTGCCAGGTACAAATCAAGAATACAATAACATAATACAACACGGAGCGAAACTGCTTTACGCTTACGCTGAAGCGACCGTGCCGAAAATTAGCCTTATCACTAGAAAAGCGTATGGTGGTGCATATATTGTTATGAACTCAAAGCATTTAAAAGGTGATATAAATTATGCTTGGCCAACCGCTGAGATAGCTGTAATGGGCCCTGAAAGTGCAGTTGAAATTATATTTAGGCATGAAAAAGACCAGCAAACGTTAATCAAAGAATATAAAGAGAAATTTGCTAATCCATTTTTTGCTGCATCGTATGGATATATTGATGATATAATAGTGCCAAGCAAAACAAGGTATCACCTTCACAAAGCACTAGAACTACTTAAAAACAAGAAAGTAGAAAGAATATGGAAGAAGCATGATAATCTTCCTTTGTAA
- the der gene encoding ribosome biogenesis GTPase Der yields MLKIAIIGLPNAGKSTLFNRLVRRKAAVVSDIPGVTRDRREGIGRISDLEFKVIDTGGWNDQTSFSLQVIEQIEFSLLSADVIFFLVDAKVQNEQNKEFAKWLKRKTNKPVILIANKCESHKSENVDYLQFFNFIGPVYISAEHNLGMIDLYDALTGVIESISVNRLHVIPARDAGIQEKNNMDPSVKHWDDNKGSNESSKLRVAIIGRPNVGKSTFLNSLLAENRLIVSSKPGTTRDSVDISYDHNGKLITLIDTAGIRRKANVVDNLESRFVEKSIESIKRSHVVILMLDSLLGVEQQDLSIAEAAIKGGKGIIIVLNKWDLIGKDDRSKLIKFVKQQEVTRLFLEVPTVTISALKGMRCGDVIDKCLEVSESLNKKISTAKLNNWLIDAVEKHSHPLIKGRAIKMKYIAQIGTKPPAFSLVCNVPESVDESYKRYLTNGLRKNFFVEGVPVRLLLKKNKNPYVK; encoded by the coding sequence ATGCTGAAAATAGCTATAATAGGCCTTCCAAATGCAGGCAAATCAACTCTTTTTAATAGGCTGGTGAGAAGAAAAGCAGCGGTAGTTAGTGACATTCCAGGAGTAACGAGAGATAGGCGTGAAGGAATTGGAAGAATTAGTGATTTAGAGTTTAAAGTTATAGATACAGGAGGATGGAATGACCAAACCAGTTTTTCACTACAAGTTATTGAACAAATAGAGTTTTCTTTATTAAGCGCAGATGTAATTTTTTTTCTTGTTGATGCAAAAGTGCAAAACGAGCAGAACAAAGAGTTTGCAAAGTGGCTGAAGAGAAAAACGAACAAACCTGTAATACTAATAGCAAACAAATGCGAAAGTCATAAATCGGAAAATGTTGATTATTTGCAGTTCTTCAACTTCATAGGTCCGGTGTACATCTCAGCCGAACATAATCTTGGTATGATTGATCTTTATGATGCATTAACTGGTGTTATTGAAAGCATTAGCGTAAACAGGTTACATGTCATTCCAGCGCGTGACGCTGGAATCCAGGAAAAAAATAATATGGATCCCAGTGTCAAGCACTGGGATGACAACAAAGGATCTAATGAATCCAGTAAGCTGAGGGTCGCAATCATCGGCCGCCCAAACGTTGGAAAATCAACTTTTTTAAACAGTTTACTTGCAGAAAATAGACTAATAGTAAGCTCAAAACCCGGTACCACGCGTGACTCTGTGGACATTTCATACGACCATAATGGGAAATTAATCACTCTCATCGACACTGCGGGAATCCGCAGAAAGGCAAATGTTGTTGATAACTTAGAATCAAGATTTGTTGAAAAAAGTATAGAGTCAATAAAGCGCTCTCATGTAGTGATTTTAATGTTAGATTCCTTGCTTGGCGTTGAGCAGCAGGATTTATCAATTGCTGAAGCTGCAATTAAAGGGGGGAAGGGAATTATCATTGTTTTAAATAAGTGGGATTTAATAGGTAAGGATGACAGAAGTAAGTTAATAAAATTTGTCAAACAACAGGAAGTGACTCGGTTATTTTTAGAAGTTCCAACTGTAACAATTTCTGCATTGAAAGGTATGCGCTGTGGTGATGTGATAGATAAGTGTCTTGAAGTGAGTGAATCCTTAAACAAGAAGATCAGCACTGCAAAACTGAATAATTGGCTAATAGATGCCGTGGAAAAACATTCTCACCCACTTATAAAAGGTAGAGCAATTAAAATGAAGTATATTGCTCAAATTGGCACCAAACCTCCAGCTTTTTCTTTGGTATGCAACGTCCCGGAAAGTGTTGATGAGAGTTATAAACGTTATTTGACTAATG